In the genome of Pseudomonadota bacterium, the window CCCTGCTGGCGGCGGTTGCGATGCCGCTCTCGTCGCTTGCCGTGGTGGGAAGCTCGATGCGTCTCTGGAAGGCAGATGACGCCCATGGGCATTCCCCGATTTCGTGCGCGGAGGAGGTTGGCTGAGATGGAAGTGATCTATTTCTTGCTGCCTGTTGCCATCGTGATGTCGGCAACGGGACTGGGCTTCTTCATCTGGGCCCTGCGGGGCGGACAGTTCGACGACCTCGAGGGACCGCGCTGGCGCGTCATCTTCGACGACGAGACGCTCACCGTGCCGCCTTCCAGTGTGCCTGCGGGCGGCTCGGTGTCGCGCGACGGCGGTCTGCGATGAACGGCTTGGAGCTGGGCGCCCTGGCGCTGCTCGGGCTTGTCGGAAGCACCCACTGCCTGGCCATGTGCGGGGCGTTCACGCTCTGCCTCGATCGACGCAGCAGCCGTGCCGCGATCTTCTATCAGGGGGCGCGCGCGCTCTCGTATGTCGTGCTGGGCGCGATCCTGGGAGCCTTTGGTGCGCACCTGCGAACCTCCTGGAACGAGACGGCCGGGAAGGCTGTCCTGATCTGCGCGGGGGGGTGCATGATCGTGCTCGGGCTGGCCCAGGCCGGTGTCTTGCGGCTGCCCGCACTGGCCAGCGCTCGGCCTCCTCGGGTGCTCGTAAGGCTGCTTTCTGCACGGTCGGACGCCGCGGCCCTGGGGCTCGGCCTGCTCACCGGGCTGCTGCCCTGCCCCTTGCTCTATGCCGCGCTGCTCCGGTCTACCGTGGCTTCGTCACCGCTCGACGGCGCCGCGGGGATGGCCGCGTTCTTCGCGGGTACGCTGCCAATGATGGCGGGGGTCTCGGCCCTCAACGGTTGGCTCGGTCGTCATGGGCGTCACTGGTGGCCGCGCGCCGTGCTCGTGGTCACGCTGGTCCTCGGTTGCATCACGTTGTACGGTGCTGTCGAGGTCGGCGCCGGAAGCCGCTCGGGGTGTTCGCACTGCGGCCATTGAGCCAGCTCAGCGATAGGGGTGTGCCATCGTGTCGAGGGAACGTCTGGTTGAATCATTTGAAGCGCTCATCTCGTGTCATGCTGGCCTCATGCGCCTGCTTGAGCGCCACATGGAAGCGGTTCTGCTCCTCGATTTCAGTCGTGCCAGCGAGCTGCTGAGGCACTTCGGCCACGAGATGCGTCGTCACATCGAGGCAGAGGAGACCGTGATCCTGCCGGTGTTCGGGGATCGGGCGGGTCCTGTTCCAGGGTGTACGTCGGATGTCTTCCTGGCCGAGCATCGCAAGATGCTCTCGATGATCGATGACGGCCTGGCCGTGCTCTCCACCAAGAGCCCCACGCCGCGCGAGGCGCTGACCTATCTCGACAAGGCTTTCACGTTGAAGCATCTCGTGGAGCACCACGATCGGCGTGAGGAGAACCTGCTCTACCCTTGGATGGACCGCATCACCACGAGCGGGGAGAGAGGCGCGCTACTGCGTCGCTTCATCGAGATGAATGGCCCGCTCCTCGAGCCCTACGCTGTCTCCGAAACGGCGCAACCGCCGCAGTGTCCCCTGGTGGGACCGTCTTGAACAGGAGAGCCAGATTCCCTGAATCCGATCACGGCAAGACGGGGCCTGCGCGTGTGCCGAGACGACGTCATGACGGCTCGAGGGTGCTCAGAGAAGCCGATGCAGGGCGGCCATGTAGATGACCACGATGGCTGACGAGTAGGCGAGGCACCAGAGATCCTGCCCGATGTGGTCTCGGTCGAGCATTCGCATCCGGAGTCCTTCCTGGGTGTGGGCGCGGCCTGCAGAGCAGATGAGACGGCGCCATACCATCATTCCCCAGCGGAGGGTTCGTCCGCCATCGGATCGCCGACCGAGGTGGCTCAGACCACCTCTGCAGGGGAGGGCAGGAGCCCGGAGGTCGTCGAACGAACCCCCTCTCTTCCATGATTCGCGTCTGCATCGTCGATGACCACTCCATCCTCAGAGAAGGTGTCAAGCTCATCCTCGAGGCAGATCCGGACATCGAGGTGGTGGGTCAGGCCTCCAACGGTCTGGAGGCGGTTCGTCTGGTGTCTGAGCTCAATCCGGACGTCTGCCTGATGGACATCCAGATGCCGGGCGTCGACGGGATCGAGGCCACCGAGCGCATCAGACGGCAGGCGCCCGCGACGCGTGTGCTCGTTCTCACCCAGATCGACAATGAGGAGTACTTCGTTCAGGTTCTC includes:
- a CDS encoding hemerythrin domain-containing protein, which produces MRLLERHMEAVLLLDFSRASELLRHFGHEMRRHIEAEETVILPVFGDRAGPVPGCTSDVFLAEHRKMLSMIDDGLAVLSTKSPTPREALTYLDKAFTLKHLVEHHDRREENLLYPWMDRITTSGERGALLRRFIEMNGPLLEPYAVSETAQPPQCPLVGPS
- a CDS encoding sulfite exporter TauE/SafE family protein; protein product: MNGLELGALALLGLVGSTHCLAMCGAFTLCLDRRSSRAAIFYQGARALSYVVLGAILGAFGAHLRTSWNETAGKAVLICAGGCMIVLGLAQAGVLRLPALASARPPRVLVRLLSARSDAAALGLGLLTGLLPCPLLYAALLRSTVASSPLDGAAGMAAFFAGTLPMMAGVSALNGWLGRHGRHWWPRAVLVVTLVLGCITLYGAVEVGAGSRSGCSHCGH
- the ccoS gene encoding cbb3-type cytochrome oxidase assembly protein CcoS, coding for MEVIYFLLPVAIVMSATGLGFFIWALRGGQFDDLEGPRWRVIFDDETLTVPPSSVPAGGSVSRDGGLR